In the genome of Bradyrhizobium arachidis, one region contains:
- a CDS encoding phosphatase PAP2 family protein, producing MGNHALLVAVAASLLPHGMKSLFDQTRPDRRTVLGHVHGISFSGKREDAFPSGHALHMGALASAVGPLPPGPRRAIRALAIGLSLTRVAVLAHWASDVVAGFALGALLE from the coding sequence GTGGGCAATCACGCTTTGCTGGTCGCCGTTGCCGCCTCGCTTCTGCCCCACGGCATGAAGTCTCTGTTCGACCAGACCCGCCCCGATCGCAGGACCGTGCTCGGGCACGTCCACGGCATCTCGTTCTCCGGGAAGCGCGAGGATGCCTTTCCTTCCGGGCATGCGCTGCACATGGGTGCGCTGGCGTCCGCTGTCGGACCGCTGCCGCCTGGTCCACGCCGGGCGATCCGCGCGCTCGCGATCGGTCTCTCGCTCACGCGCGTAGCCGTTCTGGCGCACTGGGCGAGCGACGTCGTAGCGGGGTTCGCGCTCGGCGCCTTGCTGGAGTGA
- a CDS encoding ABC transporter substrate-binding protein, which translates to MKRVAMVHPTENVGNMTLAGRRFFRGIFEQLAALGYVEGRNLLVERYSGQGVSDHYAELARDVVKTQPDVILSIGGQLTEPFKAATATIPIVTTSADPVFVGLVPSIARPGGNITGVSVDAGLQIWGKRLEVLSEARPRLTNARFLASRRSWDRVEGPAVREAAKQLRISLEGALLASPIGPAAYRDVFGSMAQEQVDAIVVSTEAEHISNRAQIVGLAAEHRIAAIYPFREFTDAGGLLAYSVDLGETGRQLANMIDKILKGAKPGDVPVLQQVKFELIVNLRTAKALRLDIPAKLVARADEVIE; encoded by the coding sequence TTGAAGCGCGTTGCGATGGTTCATCCAACCGAAAACGTTGGAAACATGACCCTAGCCGGTCGGCGCTTTTTCAGAGGTATTTTCGAGCAACTCGCGGCGCTAGGATATGTCGAAGGCCGGAACCTCCTGGTGGAGCGGTATTCTGGCCAAGGAGTATCTGATCACTACGCTGAGTTAGCTCGTGATGTCGTCAAAACCCAGCCCGACGTTATACTTTCCATCGGAGGTCAGCTAACTGAGCCATTCAAAGCAGCAACGGCAACAATCCCAATCGTTACCACTTCGGCCGATCCGGTTTTCGTCGGGCTTGTGCCTAGCATCGCCCGACCGGGAGGAAACATCACTGGCGTTAGCGTGGATGCAGGACTACAAATCTGGGGAAAGCGTCTCGAAGTTCTTAGCGAGGCTCGACCACGACTAACCAACGCCCGCTTCCTTGCGTCACGGCGAAGTTGGGACAGGGTGGAAGGGCCAGCCGTCCGCGAGGCCGCCAAACAGTTGAGGATTTCGCTTGAAGGCGCATTGCTGGCAAGTCCTATAGGCCCGGCAGCATATCGGGACGTATTCGGATCGATGGCGCAAGAGCAGGTCGATGCAATCGTCGTATCCACTGAAGCTGAGCACATTTCCAATCGTGCACAGATAGTGGGACTTGCCGCCGAACACCGGATCGCCGCCATATACCCGTTTAGGGAGTTCACGGATGCCGGTGGACTCTTGGCCTATTCGGTTGATCTTGGAGAAACTGGGCGGCAGTTGGCCAACATGATTGACAAGATACTTAAAGGAGCTAAGCCCGGAGATGTCCCCGTTCTACAACAGGTGAAATTCGAACTGATCGTCAATCTTAGGACGGCGAAGGCCCTTCGCCTCGATATCCCGGCGAAACTGGTTGCTCGCGCCGACGAAGTTATCGAATGA
- a CDS encoding cupin domain-containing protein, translated as MIIYRKAIDLAGKHDPAAVMEDLFEANGWGGSWRDGIYDYVHYHSRIHEVLGIARGKGRVRFGGNKGRTYTLKAGDVAVLPAGTGHQCLSADDDFLVVGAYPATGTYDECTAVEDRPRALKTIPKVAVPRKDPVYGAAGPLAKLWKKPK; from the coding sequence TTGATCATCTATCGCAAGGCGATCGACCTCGCCGGGAAACACGATCCCGCCGCGGTGATGGAAGACCTGTTCGAAGCCAACGGATGGGGCGGTAGCTGGCGCGACGGCATCTACGACTACGTGCACTATCACTCCCGGATCCACGAGGTGCTCGGCATCGCGCGAGGCAAGGGGCGGGTCCGCTTCGGCGGCAACAAGGGACGAACGTACACGCTGAAGGCCGGCGACGTCGCGGTTCTGCCCGCCGGGACCGGTCACCAGTGCCTGTCGGCGGACGACGACTTCCTCGTCGTGGGAGCCTATCCGGCAACCGGCACCTACGACGAATGCACGGCGGTCGAGGATCGTCCGCGAGCGCTCAAGACGATTCCGAAGGTGGCGGTCCCGCGCAAGGACCCGGTTTACGGTGCCGCCGGGCCGCTCGCGAAGCTTTGGAAGAAGCCGAAATGA
- a CDS encoding ferritin-like domain-containing protein: MGFFTKDIKTMDDLLIHGLEDIYYAEQQILKALPKMIDKATNRDLVTGLKNHFEETNKQVERLEKAFAKLGKDPSGTKCPAIDGIIKEADETAGEIEDKAVLDAAIVANAQAVEHYEMCRYGTLIAWAEELGHDEIVRFLTTNLNEEKAANTKLNTVALRKGVNAKASTAA, from the coding sequence ATGGGCTTCTTCACAAAGGACATCAAAACCATGGATGACCTGCTCATCCACGGCCTTGAAGACATCTACTACGCCGAGCAACAGATACTGAAGGCACTGCCAAAGATGATCGACAAGGCCACCAACCGAGACCTCGTCACCGGCCTAAAGAACCATTTCGAGGAAACGAACAAACAGGTTGAGCGGCTCGAGAAGGCGTTCGCGAAGCTCGGCAAGGATCCGAGCGGCACCAAGTGCCCCGCCATCGACGGCATCATCAAGGAGGCCGACGAGACGGCCGGCGAGATCGAGGACAAGGCCGTTCTGGACGCGGCCATCGTCGCGAACGCGCAGGCCGTCGAGCACTATGAAATGTGCCGCTACGGGACGCTGATCGCCTGGGCTGAAGAGCTGGGCCACGACGAGATCGTGCGCTTCCTGACCACCAATCTGAACGAGGAAAAGGCGGCCAACACCAAGCTCAACACGGTCGCTCTGCGCAAGGGCGTCAACGCGAAGGCCTCGACCGCGGCCTGA
- a CDS encoding IS110 family transposase, with protein MENYAGIDVSLELSSVRVVDAQGKILREAKVASEPDALAEYFEALGFAVKRIELEAGPLSQWLHAGLRKAGFETVLLETRHVKAALSAMTVKTDRKDARGIAQLIRMGWFRPVHAKSVDAQEIRALLIARKQLLGRLIDVELSIRGILRGFGLKVGPVTRRNFEARIRELVAGQATLERVDSAMLSARSALKAEYGKLHKAVLAIVRDDVVCRRLMTVPGVGPLVAITYKSAIDDPHRIAKSKAAGALFGLTPKKYQSGEKDVTGGITLAGDETVRTVLYEAANVLLSRITRFSKLKRWGMDIAKRRGSKRAKVALARKLAVILHRIWVDGTTYRWTDVGSIAA; from the coding sequence GTGGAGAATTATGCCGGAATTGACGTGTCGTTGGAACTGTCGAGCGTCCGCGTTGTGGATGCCCAGGGTAAAATCTTGAGGGAGGCGAAGGTCGCGAGCGAACCCGACGCTTTAGCTGAGTATTTTGAGGCGCTTGGCTTTGCAGTGAAGCGGATCGAGTTGGAGGCCGGACCGCTGTCGCAATGGTTGCATGCGGGGCTGAGAAAAGCAGGATTCGAAACCGTTCTGCTGGAAACGCGGCATGTGAAGGCCGCATTATCGGCGATGACGGTGAAGACTGATCGCAAGGATGCGCGCGGGATCGCCCAGTTGATCCGGATGGGATGGTTTCGGCCGGTACACGCAAAGTCGGTCGATGCGCAGGAGATCCGGGCCCTCCTGATCGCACGCAAACAGCTTCTCGGGCGGCTCATCGATGTAGAATTAAGTATCCGAGGAATTTTGCGCGGCTTCGGGCTGAAGGTTGGCCCGGTGACGCGGAGGAATTTCGAAGCGCGGATCCGAGAGTTGGTTGCGGGTCAGGCGACGTTGGAGCGCGTTGACAGTGCGATGCTTTCGGCAAGATCGGCCTTGAAGGCAGAGTATGGAAAGCTGCACAAGGCTGTGCTGGCAATTGTGCGTGACGACGTAGTCTGCCGCCGGCTTATGACAGTGCCAGGCGTTGGTCCCTTGGTGGCCATTACTTACAAATCGGCGATTGATGACCCTCATCGCATCGCGAAATCAAAGGCAGCAGGTGCGCTGTTCGGGCTTACGCCAAAGAAATACCAATCGGGAGAAAAGGACGTCACAGGCGGGATCACGTTGGCCGGCGACGAGACGGTGCGCACGGTGTTGTATGAAGCCGCCAACGTTTTGCTATCGCGCATCACGCGGTTCTCAAAACTGAAGCGCTGGGGAATGGACATCGCCAAGCGGCGTGGCTCGAAGCGCGCAAAAGTCGCCCTGGCACGCAAGCTCGCAGTGATCCTGCATCGGATCTGGGTCGACGGCACAACTTATCGATGGACTGACGTCGGCTCGATCGCAGCATAG
- a CDS encoding extracellular catalytic domain type 1 short-chain-length polyhydroxyalkanoate depolymerase gives MLDQSIVNEATRLTRAGRLVKAAALLQRMLRGEGASSGTMGRAVRVGPARLEPPTLDVKAHVVEERKGGRPTEHASIPGHRRPAPLTGVKDFAGLGLRGLSRRAPPSTSDIVPDGASFIEGTFGNAAGSRTYKLFIPSRAPAPPRPLIVMLHGCTQSPDDFAAGTRMNFLAEEQNCFVVYPEQPHGANQAKCWNWFRAGDQQRGDGEPSLIAGITRQIMRDHGIDPKRVYVAGLSAGGAAAAIMGATYPDLYAAVGVHSGLACGAASDLSSALTAMRQGGAPVATVKACSAVPTIVFHGDRDTTVHPDNGDRVVDGLGEAESRKAKVVRGRVPDGHSYTRTILTTAQGRDISEHWSVHGAGHAWSGGSPAGSYTDPRGPDATREMLRFFMEHPLSA, from the coding sequence ATGTTGGATCAGAGCATAGTTAATGAGGCCACTCGCCTCACGCGGGCGGGTCGATTGGTCAAGGCGGCCGCGCTCCTGCAACGCATGCTCCGCGGAGAAGGCGCGTCCTCGGGAACGATGGGCCGCGCAGTCCGAGTCGGGCCTGCGAGGCTCGAGCCGCCGACCCTCGACGTGAAGGCCCACGTCGTCGAGGAGAGGAAAGGCGGACGGCCCACGGAGCATGCGTCCATCCCCGGACACAGACGTCCCGCGCCGCTCACGGGCGTGAAAGACTTTGCGGGGCTCGGACTGCGCGGCCTGAGCAGGCGCGCTCCGCCGTCCACGTCGGACATCGTGCCCGATGGTGCAAGCTTCATCGAAGGTACCTTCGGCAACGCTGCGGGAAGCCGGACCTACAAGCTGTTCATCCCGAGCCGCGCGCCCGCGCCGCCACGTCCTCTGATCGTCATGCTTCACGGCTGCACTCAGTCGCCCGACGACTTCGCGGCGGGCACCCGGATGAACTTTTTGGCGGAAGAGCAGAACTGCTTCGTGGTCTATCCGGAGCAGCCGCACGGAGCCAACCAGGCGAAATGCTGGAACTGGTTTCGGGCCGGAGACCAGCAGCGGGGCGACGGCGAACCTTCGCTGATCGCGGGCATCACCCGCCAGATAATGCGCGATCACGGCATCGATCCAAAGCGAGTTTACGTTGCGGGCCTTTCAGCCGGCGGGGCCGCGGCCGCCATCATGGGGGCGACCTATCCGGATCTATACGCTGCGGTCGGCGTCCATTCGGGCCTGGCGTGCGGGGCGGCCAGCGATCTTTCCTCTGCGTTGACCGCGATGCGGCAGGGCGGTGCGCCCGTAGCTACCGTGAAGGCTTGCTCTGCGGTGCCGACCATCGTGTTTCATGGCGACCGCGACACCACCGTGCATCCCGACAACGGCGACCGGGTTGTCGATGGCCTCGGCGAAGCTGAGAGCCGGAAAGCCAAGGTGGTTCGCGGGCGAGTGCCGGACGGGCATTCGTATACGCGAACGATCCTGACGACTGCGCAGGGACGAGACATCTCCGAGCACTGGAGTGTCCACGGTGCCGGGCATGCCTGGTCGGGCGGCAGCCCTGCGGGCTCCTACACCGACCCGCGCGGACCGGATGCGACGAGGGAAATGTTGCGCTTCTTCATGGAGCATCCGTTGAGCGCTTAA
- a CDS encoding ferritin-like domain-containing protein: MGFFTKDIKTLNDLFVHTLQDIYYAEQQIAKNLPDMIEKATDQTLKNGFETHLSETKDQITRLEKVFQMHGVEAKGVDCPAIDGILKEASDVAGDVDDKQVLDAALIAAAQAVEHYEITRYGTLIAWAKKLGRDDCASVLQQNLDEEKATDQKLNKLALSDVNQKAA, encoded by the coding sequence ATGGGATTCTTCACAAAAGACATCAAGACGCTGAACGACCTCTTCGTGCACACGCTGCAGGACATCTACTACGCCGAGCAGCAGATCGCGAAGAACCTGCCGGATATGATCGAGAAGGCGACCGACCAGACGCTAAAGAACGGCTTCGAGACGCATCTCTCGGAGACCAAGGACCAGATCACGCGGCTCGAGAAGGTGTTCCAGATGCACGGCGTCGAGGCGAAGGGCGTCGACTGCCCGGCGATCGACGGCATCCTGAAGGAGGCCAGCGATGTCGCCGGCGACGTCGACGACAAGCAAGTCCTAGACGCCGCTCTCATTGCCGCGGCGCAAGCCGTGGAGCACTACGAAATCACGCGCTACGGCACGTTGATCGCCTGGGCGAAGAAGCTCGGCCGGGACGACTGCGCTTCCGTCCTGCAGCAGAACCTCGACGAGGAGAAGGCGACGGACCAGAAGCTCAACAAGCTCGCTCTGAGCGACGTGAACCAGAAGGCGGCCTGA
- a CDS encoding DUF3606 domain-containing protein: MAAAKKKTARGRKQDRARVAKGQDYEVRYEAKKTGRSASAVKKAVKKVGNSRKRVEKRLGR, encoded by the coding sequence ATGGCGGCAGCGAAGAAGAAAACCGCGCGTGGACGCAAACAGGACCGGGCCCGGGTTGCCAAGGGACAGGACTACGAAGTCCGGTACGAAGCGAAGAAGACCGGCCGCTCGGCGTCGGCCGTGAAAAAGGCCGTCAAGAAGGTCGGAAATTCCCGCAAGCGCGTCGAGAAGCGCCTTGGTCGCTAG
- a CDS encoding response regulator transcription factor, whose amino-acid sequence MRILVVEDDPLIREFVVEVLREEGFDVIHAADGEQALAWCGRQPADVLVTDVKLPGGIDGWEIAERCREQHPDLPVIYATGFSPVAPRPVPGSLMLQKPYHPERIVEAIREVTNGRASPPV is encoded by the coding sequence GTGCGTATTCTCGTCGTCGAAGACGATCCCCTCATCCGCGAGTTCGTCGTCGAAGTTCTCCGAGAAGAAGGCTTCGACGTGATCCACGCCGCCGACGGCGAGCAGGCTCTCGCATGGTGCGGCCGCCAACCCGCCGACGTGCTTGTCACGGACGTCAAGCTGCCGGGCGGAATCGACGGCTGGGAGATAGCAGAGCGCTGCCGCGAGCAGCATCCCGATCTTCCCGTGATATATGCGACGGGCTTTTCCCCGGTCGCCCCGCGCCCCGTGCCGGGTAGCTTGATGCTGCAGAAACCCTATCACCCGGAGCGGATCGTCGAGGCCATCCGGGAGGTGACGAACGGCCGGGCGTCGCCGCCGGTCTAG
- a CDS encoding YihY/virulence factor BrkB family protein, translated as MWAPRPHQTAGRPAKLTASRDAGTGLCLRRPEAFMKEARKAVGWNLAATLGLLAVAFVWDRIAPIETTARPSEDEAFPAKEAADRHATPADLATEGGDRGRHATSPSEIPARGWKDILWRIYGNIGEHRILALAAGITYYSLLAIFPAIAALVAIYGFFSDPGSIAKHLDDVSGFIPGGAVDVARDQLTRVAAKGDRTLGFTFVIGLAISLWSANAAMKSLFDTLNIVYGEEEKRGFVKLNAISLGFTVGGIVFVLASLGAVVIIPLVLQYVGLSSAADLLVRIGRWPALFVALAFALSCIYRFGPSREAPRWTWITWGSAAATVLWLAASALFSFYAANFGTFNATYGSLGAVIGFMTWLWISAIVILLGAELNAEMEHQTAGDTTTGRPKPLGARGAKMADPVGVAREAA; from the coding sequence ATGTGGGCTCCGCGGCCGCATCAGACGGCCGGGCGCCCTGCGAAGCTGACCGCGTCTCGGGACGCAGGAACCGGCCTATGCCTTCGGCGTCCGGAGGCATTCATGAAGGAAGCTCGAAAAGCGGTCGGCTGGAATCTCGCCGCGACCCTCGGACTGCTGGCCGTGGCCTTCGTGTGGGATCGGATCGCGCCGATCGAGACGACGGCCCGGCCCAGCGAAGACGAAGCGTTTCCCGCGAAAGAGGCGGCCGACCGGCATGCCACGCCCGCCGACCTGGCGACCGAGGGCGGCGATCGCGGACGGCATGCGACCTCGCCGTCGGAAATTCCCGCCAGAGGATGGAAGGACATCCTTTGGCGGATCTACGGCAACATCGGCGAGCACCGCATTCTCGCGCTCGCCGCCGGCATCACCTACTACAGCCTTCTGGCGATCTTTCCGGCCATCGCGGCGCTGGTCGCGATCTACGGGTTCTTTTCCGACCCCGGCAGCATCGCGAAGCATCTCGACGACGTCTCGGGTTTCATTCCCGGCGGGGCCGTGGATGTGGCGCGCGATCAATTGACCCGCGTCGCGGCCAAGGGCGACCGGACCCTCGGCTTCACCTTCGTTATTGGTCTCGCCATTTCGCTCTGGAGCGCCAACGCCGCCATGAAGTCTCTGTTCGACACCTTGAACATCGTCTATGGGGAGGAGGAGAAGCGCGGTTTCGTGAAGCTGAATGCGATCTCGCTCGGCTTCACCGTCGGCGGAATTGTATTCGTGTTGGCCTCTTTGGGCGCCGTCGTCATCATCCCCCTGGTGCTACAGTACGTCGGGCTGTCGAGTGCGGCGGACCTCCTTGTCCGGATCGGTCGCTGGCCCGCCCTCTTCGTCGCCCTGGCCTTCGCGCTGTCCTGCATCTACCGGTTCGGACCGAGCCGCGAGGCGCCCCGGTGGACCTGGATCACCTGGGGCAGCGCCGCCGCCACGGTCCTGTGGCTTGCAGCTTCCGCGCTGTTTTCCTTCTACGCGGCCAACTTCGGCACCTTCAACGCCACCTACGGGTCCTTGGGCGCGGTGATAGGCTTCATGACGTGGCTCTGGATCTCGGCCATCGTGATCCTGCTCGGCGCCGAGCTCAACGCGGAGATGGAGCACCAGACCGCGGGCGACACCACCACCGGACGACCGAAGCCGCTTGGAGCCCGCGGCGCCAAGATGGCCGACCCGGTCGGCGTAGCGCGGGAGGCTGCCTGA
- a CDS encoding SemiSWEET family sugar transporter — translation MGGIAALLASLSYLPQVRKAWPRGSTGDLSLGMLSALTLGLGLWVIYGAIQGDWVIVLANVAGATLAGIVLGCKIRDLMEAA, via the coding sequence ATCGGCGGGATCGCCGCGCTCCTCGCCTCGCTCTCCTACCTGCCGCAGGTCCGGAAGGCCTGGCCCCGCGGGTCCACCGGCGACCTCTCGCTCGGCATGCTGTCGGCGCTCACGCTGGGTCTCGGGCTATGGGTCATCTATGGCGCTATCCAGGGCGACTGGGTGATCGTGCTGGCCAACGTCGCCGGCGCTACGCTTGCCGGCATCGTCCTCGGCTGCAAGATTCGCGATCTGATGGAGGCCGCATAG
- a CDS encoding DUF3147 family protein, giving the protein MSEYVIRFLVGGAVVSAFAMLGDLLRPKSFAGLFGAAPSVALATLGMAIHQHGADYAAVQTGSMMAGAAALAVYSLFVCRLLVRARVRALPATLMSIVVWLAAAFGLWAVAGGQA; this is encoded by the coding sequence ATGAGCGAATACGTGATCCGCTTTCTGGTGGGCGGCGCGGTGGTATCGGCCTTCGCGATGCTCGGCGACCTCCTGAGGCCGAAGAGCTTCGCCGGCTTGTTCGGGGCCGCACCTTCCGTCGCGCTCGCCACGCTAGGCATGGCGATCCACCAGCACGGCGCCGACTACGCCGCCGTCCAGACGGGATCGATGATGGCCGGCGCCGCCGCGCTTGCCGTCTACAGCCTCTTCGTCTGCCGGCTTCTCGTTCGGGCGCGGGTGAGGGCTCTGCCCGCGACCCTGATGTCGATCGTGGTCTGGCTCGCCGCGGCGTTCGGCCTGTGGGCCGTCGCCGGAGGTCAGGCATGA
- a CDS encoding ROK family protein, with product MSDEVVTTTGIAAHGASRLPSVEIDSFNIELKDDEGFIGDRASKGAFRDILEKWRKPLRKSGEDPFGKEPSENISKKVLDGILVGDDTEASAVVHSAIEEFAQELAHVTRCFLKSKAWEKTERIVVGGGFRDSRLGELAIARTEIILKAEDFKIEMLPIRNHPDDAGLIGALHLAPSWIFESHDSILAVDIGGTNIRCGVVETRRKKSPDLAKACVWKSELWRHADDEPSREQAVKRLVKMLKDLIAKADKEGLKLAPFIGIACPGVIKSDGSIEKGAQNLPGNWESSKFNLPASLVDAIPQIGAHDAAIVMHNDGVVQGLSEMPFMQEVKRWGVLTIGTGLGNARFTNRSNGRS from the coding sequence TTGTCCGACGAAGTCGTCACGACCACGGGAATAGCGGCCCATGGCGCTTCGCGCCTTCCGTCCGTGGAAATCGACAGTTTCAACATCGAGCTGAAGGACGACGAAGGATTCATCGGAGACCGCGCCAGCAAGGGCGCCTTCCGGGACATCCTCGAGAAATGGCGCAAGCCTCTGCGCAAGTCAGGCGAGGATCCGTTCGGGAAGGAGCCGTCGGAAAACATCAGCAAGAAAGTGCTCGATGGGATCCTTGTCGGCGACGATACGGAGGCTTCGGCGGTCGTTCACAGCGCGATCGAGGAGTTCGCCCAGGAGTTGGCCCACGTCACACGCTGCTTCCTCAAGTCCAAGGCTTGGGAGAAGACGGAGCGCATTGTGGTAGGCGGCGGCTTCCGCGACAGCCGGCTTGGCGAACTGGCCATCGCCCGCACCGAGATCATTCTGAAGGCCGAAGACTTCAAGATCGAAATGCTCCCGATCCGCAACCACCCCGACGACGCGGGTCTGATCGGTGCCCTTCACCTCGCGCCTTCCTGGATCTTCGAAAGCCACGACTCCATCCTCGCCGTCGACATAGGCGGCACCAACATCCGCTGCGGGGTGGTCGAGACCCGCCGCAAGAAATCGCCCGACCTCGCGAAGGCGTGCGTCTGGAAGTCCGAACTGTGGCGCCATGCCGACGATGAGCCGAGCCGCGAACAGGCCGTGAAGCGCCTGGTCAAAATGCTCAAGGACCTCATCGCGAAGGCTGACAAGGAAGGATTGAAGCTGGCGCCCTTCATCGGGATTGCGTGTCCGGGCGTCATCAAGAGCGACGGCTCAATCGAGAAGGGTGCGCAGAACCTGCCGGGCAATTGGGAGAGCAGCAAGTTCAACCTGCCCGCCAGTCTCGTCGACGCGATCCCGCAGATCGGCGCGCACGATGCCGCCATCGTCATGCACAACGACGGTGTGGTTCAGGGCCTTTCCGAGATGCCGTTCATGCAGGAAGTGAAGCGTTGGGGCGTTTTGACCATCGGCACCGGGCTGGGCAATGCACGCTTCACCAATCGAAGCAACGGCAGGAGCTAG